From Triticum urartu cultivar G1812 chromosome 2, Tu2.1, whole genome shotgun sequence, a single genomic window includes:
- the LOC125540201 gene encoding ATP synthase subunit 9, mitochondrial-like, whose product MLEGAKSIGARAATIALAGAVVGIGNVLSSLIHSVARNPSLAKQSFGYAILGFALTEAIALFAPMMAFLISFVFRSHKKS is encoded by the coding sequence ATGTTAGAAGGTGCTAAATCAATAGGTGCCAGAGCTGCTACAATTGCTTTAGCCGGAGCTGTTGTCGGTATTGGAAACGTCCTCAGTTCTTTGATTCATTCCGTGGCGCGAAATCCATCATTGGCTAAACAATCATTTGGTTATGCCATTTTGGGCTTTGCTCTCACCGAAGCTATTGCATTGTTTGCCCCAATGATGGCCTTTCTGATCTCATTCGTTTTCCGATCGCATAAAAAGTCATGA